Proteins from a genomic interval of Vanacampus margaritifer isolate UIUO_Vmar chromosome 4, RoL_Vmar_1.0, whole genome shotgun sequence:
- the LOC144050439 gene encoding USP6 N-terminal-like protein isoform X1, producing MKKDIETFIAEERADIILKYATGRQGGVEIDPWEDADYNIYKVIDRLGFMHKDELPAPTANEEKLKQLEVDRAEKWLKMVKKWDKYKNSDRMVKRVYKGIPVQLRGRVWSLMLDVETTKMVNEGKYEKMKEQAKVYSSEIKQIDLDINRTFRNHIMFMDRFGVKQQSLFNVLSAYSAYNTEVSYCQGMSQIAALLLMYMNEEDAFWALTQLLTNQKHAMHGFFVPGFPKLQRFQAHHDQIISKLIPKLKKHMDKEQMSAGIYSTKWFLQCFIDRTPFTLTLRLWDVFILEGERLLTAMSYAILKIHKKRLLKMSLEELREFLLERIAQTFFYSDDIVIEQLQASMCELNKLKLDLPPPGKPEELPRKPLGQELPVLLCPLEPSRGKCSASGCAKAGLSFHIISNQPDSISPGQSPSKNLNDLRSVNDDEVLLPSPEPIIIHNHALFTSDDFPLTGPPPYQPPECQTPRTADRLSQSYEWMVEMQADDSGLPDIHSTDNLNPSDH from the exons ATGAAGAAAGACATTGAGACATTTATAGCTGAGGAACGAGCtgatatcattttaaaatatgccACG GGCAGACAGGGTGGGGTTGAGATTGACCCCTGGGAAGATGCTGACTACAACATCTATAAAGTTATTGATCGGCTTGGGTTCATGCA taAAGATGAACTACCTGCACCAACTGCAAATGAAGAAAAG CTGAAGCAACTGGAGGTAGACAGAGCAGAGAAATGGCTGAAGATGGTAAAGAAGTgggataaatacaaaaacagtgACAGA ATGGTGAAACGGGTATACAAAGGCATCCCTGTGCAGCTTAGAGGTCGTGTCTGGTCTCTGATGTTGGACGTGGAGACCACTAAAATGGTCAATGAGGGCAAATACGAG AAAATGAAGGAGCAAGCCAAAGTGTACTCATCTGAGATCAAACAAATTGACCTTGACATCAACAGGACCTTCCGCAATCATATCATGTTCATGGATCGCTTTGGAGTCAA acagcAGTCTCTCTTCAATGTCCTGTCAGCATATTCAGCCTACAACACA GAAGTAAGCTATTGCCAGGGCATGAGTCAGATTGCTGCGCTTTTGCTCATGTACATGAACGAGGAAGACGCCTTCTGGGCTCTGACACAGCTGCTGACCAACCAGAAACACGCCATGCATG GATTTTTTGTTCCTGGGTTCCCCAAACTTCAGCGATTCCAGGCACATCATGATCAGATCATTTCCAAACTTATTCCCAAACTAAAGAAACATATG GACAAGGAACAGATGTCTGCTGGCATTTACAGTACTAAATGGTTCTTACAATGTTTCATTGACAGG ACGCCGTTTACTTTGACCCTTCGCCTATGGGATGTTTTCATCCTGGAGGGAGAGAGGCTCCTCACCGCCATGTCTTACGCCATCTTGAAGATACACAAGA AGCGTCTCTTGAAGATGTCCTTGGAGGAGCTTCGAGAGTTCCTGTTGGAGCGAATtgcacagacttttttttacagcgaCGACATAGTCATTGAACAGCTACAGGCCTCCATGTGTGAACTGAACAAGTTGAAGCTGGATCTTCCTCCCCCAG GGAAGCCTGAAGAGTTGCCACGTAAGCCTTTGGGCCAGGAGCTGCCGGTGCTGCTGTGTCCACTAGAGCCATCCAGAGGAAAGTGCTCAGCCAGTGGTTGTGCCAAAGCAGGACTAAGCTTCCACATCATATCCAACCAGCCAGATTCTATATCCCCAGGCCAGAGCCCCTCCAAAAACCTCAATGATCTACGTTCTGTTAATGATGATGAGGTCCTTCTTCCCTCCCCAGAACCCATTATTATCCATAACCATGCTCTGTTCACCTCAGATGACTTCCCACTTACTGGGCCACCACCTTACCAGCCCCCAGAGTGCCAAACACCCAGAACTGCTGATCGGCTCTCACAGTCATACGAGTGGATGGTTGAGATGCAAGCTGACGACTCAGGACTCCCAGATATACACTCTACAGACAACCTCAACCCCTCCGACCATTAG
- the LOC144050439 gene encoding USP6 N-terminal-like protein isoform X2, with protein MKKDIETFIAEERADIILKYATLKQLEVDRAEKWLKMVKKWDKYKNSDRMVKRVYKGIPVQLRGRVWSLMLDVETTKMVNEGKYEKMKEQAKVYSSEIKQIDLDINRTFRNHIMFMDRFGVKQQSLFNVLSAYSAYNTEVSYCQGMSQIAALLLMYMNEEDAFWALTQLLTNQKHAMHGFFVPGFPKLQRFQAHHDQIISKLIPKLKKHMDKEQMSAGIYSTKWFLQCFIDRTPFTLTLRLWDVFILEGERLLTAMSYAILKIHKKRLLKMSLEELREFLLERIAQTFFYSDDIVIEQLQASMCELNKLKLDLPPPGKPEELPRKPLGQELPVLLCPLEPSRGKCSASGCAKAGLSFHIISNQPDSISPGQSPSKNLNDLRSVNDDEVLLPSPEPIIIHNHALFTSDDFPLTGPPPYQPPECQTPRTADRLSQSYEWMVEMQADDSGLPDIHSTDNLNPSDH; from the exons ATGAAGAAAGACATTGAGACATTTATAGCTGAGGAACGAGCtgatatcattttaaaatatgccACG CTGAAGCAACTGGAGGTAGACAGAGCAGAGAAATGGCTGAAGATGGTAAAGAAGTgggataaatacaaaaacagtgACAGA ATGGTGAAACGGGTATACAAAGGCATCCCTGTGCAGCTTAGAGGTCGTGTCTGGTCTCTGATGTTGGACGTGGAGACCACTAAAATGGTCAATGAGGGCAAATACGAG AAAATGAAGGAGCAAGCCAAAGTGTACTCATCTGAGATCAAACAAATTGACCTTGACATCAACAGGACCTTCCGCAATCATATCATGTTCATGGATCGCTTTGGAGTCAA acagcAGTCTCTCTTCAATGTCCTGTCAGCATATTCAGCCTACAACACA GAAGTAAGCTATTGCCAGGGCATGAGTCAGATTGCTGCGCTTTTGCTCATGTACATGAACGAGGAAGACGCCTTCTGGGCTCTGACACAGCTGCTGACCAACCAGAAACACGCCATGCATG GATTTTTTGTTCCTGGGTTCCCCAAACTTCAGCGATTCCAGGCACATCATGATCAGATCATTTCCAAACTTATTCCCAAACTAAAGAAACATATG GACAAGGAACAGATGTCTGCTGGCATTTACAGTACTAAATGGTTCTTACAATGTTTCATTGACAGG ACGCCGTTTACTTTGACCCTTCGCCTATGGGATGTTTTCATCCTGGAGGGAGAGAGGCTCCTCACCGCCATGTCTTACGCCATCTTGAAGATACACAAGA AGCGTCTCTTGAAGATGTCCTTGGAGGAGCTTCGAGAGTTCCTGTTGGAGCGAATtgcacagacttttttttacagcgaCGACATAGTCATTGAACAGCTACAGGCCTCCATGTGTGAACTGAACAAGTTGAAGCTGGATCTTCCTCCCCCAG GGAAGCCTGAAGAGTTGCCACGTAAGCCTTTGGGCCAGGAGCTGCCGGTGCTGCTGTGTCCACTAGAGCCATCCAGAGGAAAGTGCTCAGCCAGTGGTTGTGCCAAAGCAGGACTAAGCTTCCACATCATATCCAACCAGCCAGATTCTATATCCCCAGGCCAGAGCCCCTCCAAAAACCTCAATGATCTACGTTCTGTTAATGATGATGAGGTCCTTCTTCCCTCCCCAGAACCCATTATTATCCATAACCATGCTCTGTTCACCTCAGATGACTTCCCACTTACTGGGCCACCACCTTACCAGCCCCCAGAGTGCCAAACACCCAGAACTGCTGATCGGCTCTCACAGTCATACGAGTGGATGGTTGAGATGCAAGCTGACGACTCAGGACTCCCAGATATACACTCTACAGACAACCTCAACCCCTCCGACCATTAG
- the LOC144050439 gene encoding USP6 N-terminal-like protein isoform X3 yields the protein MVKKWDKYKNSDRMVKRVYKGIPVQLRGRVWSLMLDVETTKMVNEGKYEKMKEQAKVYSSEIKQIDLDINRTFRNHIMFMDRFGVKQQSLFNVLSAYSAYNTEVSYCQGMSQIAALLLMYMNEEDAFWALTQLLTNQKHAMHGFFVPGFPKLQRFQAHHDQIISKLIPKLKKHMDKEQMSAGIYSTKWFLQCFIDRTPFTLTLRLWDVFILEGERLLTAMSYAILKIHKKRLLKMSLEELREFLLERIAQTFFYSDDIVIEQLQASMCELNKLKLDLPPPGKPEELPRKPLGQELPVLLCPLEPSRGKCSASGCAKAGLSFHIISNQPDSISPGQSPSKNLNDLRSVNDDEVLLPSPEPIIIHNHALFTSDDFPLTGPPPYQPPECQTPRTADRLSQSYEWMVEMQADDSGLPDIHSTDNLNPSDH from the exons ATGGTAAAGAAGTgggataaatacaaaaacagtgACAGA ATGGTGAAACGGGTATACAAAGGCATCCCTGTGCAGCTTAGAGGTCGTGTCTGGTCTCTGATGTTGGACGTGGAGACCACTAAAATGGTCAATGAGGGCAAATACGAG AAAATGAAGGAGCAAGCCAAAGTGTACTCATCTGAGATCAAACAAATTGACCTTGACATCAACAGGACCTTCCGCAATCATATCATGTTCATGGATCGCTTTGGAGTCAA acagcAGTCTCTCTTCAATGTCCTGTCAGCATATTCAGCCTACAACACA GAAGTAAGCTATTGCCAGGGCATGAGTCAGATTGCTGCGCTTTTGCTCATGTACATGAACGAGGAAGACGCCTTCTGGGCTCTGACACAGCTGCTGACCAACCAGAAACACGCCATGCATG GATTTTTTGTTCCTGGGTTCCCCAAACTTCAGCGATTCCAGGCACATCATGATCAGATCATTTCCAAACTTATTCCCAAACTAAAGAAACATATG GACAAGGAACAGATGTCTGCTGGCATTTACAGTACTAAATGGTTCTTACAATGTTTCATTGACAGG ACGCCGTTTACTTTGACCCTTCGCCTATGGGATGTTTTCATCCTGGAGGGAGAGAGGCTCCTCACCGCCATGTCTTACGCCATCTTGAAGATACACAAGA AGCGTCTCTTGAAGATGTCCTTGGAGGAGCTTCGAGAGTTCCTGTTGGAGCGAATtgcacagacttttttttacagcgaCGACATAGTCATTGAACAGCTACAGGCCTCCATGTGTGAACTGAACAAGTTGAAGCTGGATCTTCCTCCCCCAG GGAAGCCTGAAGAGTTGCCACGTAAGCCTTTGGGCCAGGAGCTGCCGGTGCTGCTGTGTCCACTAGAGCCATCCAGAGGAAAGTGCTCAGCCAGTGGTTGTGCCAAAGCAGGACTAAGCTTCCACATCATATCCAACCAGCCAGATTCTATATCCCCAGGCCAGAGCCCCTCCAAAAACCTCAATGATCTACGTTCTGTTAATGATGATGAGGTCCTTCTTCCCTCCCCAGAACCCATTATTATCCATAACCATGCTCTGTTCACCTCAGATGACTTCCCACTTACTGGGCCACCACCTTACCAGCCCCCAGAGTGCCAAACACCCAGAACTGCTGATCGGCTCTCACAGTCATACGAGTGGATGGTTGAGATGCAAGCTGACGACTCAGGACTCCCAGATATACACTCTACAGACAACCTCAACCCCTCCGACCATTAG